In Paenibacillus dendritiformis, the DNA window GCGCTCGATCTGTACGAGAGTCTGGAAGGGATGCGCGTCATGATCGAGAACCCGGATATTATCGGTCCTTATAAATATGAGATTCCGGTCAGCGTGCGGCAGGAAGGCAGCCGTCCCGTCGTATCTCCGGCGGGCGGCCTCGTCCTGACCGAGGACAGCCTCAATCCGCAGCGCGTGCTGGTATCCCTTGATTATCTGACTCCGAAGCCGAATCCGGCCGTCAAGACGGGCGATCGCTTTGCCGAACCGCTTACCGGCGTCATCGCTTACTCCTTCAGCAATTATAAGCTGCTGCCGGAACGGCTGCCGGAGACGGAGAGCGGCAAGGGGGAGCCTGCCGTGACGAACATCGCGGCGGACAGCGGGAAGCTGACCATTGCTTCCTTCAATGTCGAAAATTATTGGAACGATCCGAGTGCGAAGGGGAAGGAGAAAACCCGCAAAATCGGAGAAATCATTGTACGCAACCTGAAATCCCCGGATATTATCGGCTTGATGGAAGTGCAGGACAATAACGGGGGCACGGATAATGGCGTCGTCGATGCAAGCCGCAACTATGAAGCGATTACCGGTGCGATTCAAGCGGCCGGCGGGCCGGTCTATCACTATACGGATATCGCTCCGGAGGACAAAAGGGATGGAGGCGCACCGGGAGGCAATATTCGCGTCGGGTTCCTGTACAATCCGGAGCGGGTCTCGCTCGCCGGGAGCCAGCAGAACGCGAAGGGCGACGCGAAGACCGCCGTTCGTTACGGTCCGGACGGATTGTCATTCAATCCGGGACGGATTGAGCCGGCGAACGAAGCGTTCAACAGCTCGCGGAAGCCGTTGGCCGCCGAGTTCCTGTTCCGGGGCGAGCGGGTGCTGGTCATCGCCAACCACTTCAACTCGAAGGGCGGAGATCATGCTCCGTATGGAGGAATTCAGCCGCCGCAGCGCCAGAGCGAAGTGCAGCGGGCGAAGCAAGCGGCGATCGTGCACGGCTTCGTGGGTGAAGCGCTGACCCAGAATCCGCGGACGAACGTCGTGCTGATTGGGGATTTGAACGATTTCCAATTCTCCGACACATTGCGGATTGCCGCGGGGAATGAGCTGGTTAATCTGGTGGACGGCCTGCCGGAAGCCGAACGTTACTCTTATATCTATGAAGGCAATTCGCAGACGCTGGATCATATCCTGGTGGATAAAAAGCTGGCGAAGCGCGCAAAGCTGGACATCGTGCATCTCAATGCCGATTTCATGGAAGCGCATGGACGGGTGAGCGACCACGACCCGCTGCTCGCTCAGCTTCAGTTCGGCAAGCCGGATGACGATCAGTTCCCGTTGAGGCTGCTTCATACGAATGATACGCATGCCCATCTGGACAGCGTGCCGCGCCGCATTACGGCGATCAAGGAAGCGCGCGCAGGCGCGGATCATTCCCTCCTGCTCGATGCGGGCGATGTCTTCTCCGGCACGCTGTATTTCAACAAGTACGAAGGCCTGGCGGATCTGGACTTCATGAACCTGATCGGCTACGATGCGATGACCTTCGGCAACCATGAATTCGATGCCGGGCCGGCGAAGCTGGCGAACTTCATCAAGCAGGCGAAGTTCCCGTTCGTCAGCGCCAATATCGATGTCGATAAGGTGCCGGAATTGCAGGGCCTGTTCCATCATGAGATCGGCCATCCGGGAGCGGAAGCGAGCATTTATCCGGCGATTATCCTGGATGTAGCCGGCGAAAAGGTCGGCGTATTCGGGTTGACTACGGAGGATACGGCATTTCTGGCTTCGCCGGGCGAGCATATCGACTTCCGCAATTACGCGGACAGCGCCCGGGCAACGGTCGCCATGCTGCGCGAAGAAGGAATCGACAAAATTATTGCGCTCACCCATCTCGGGTATGAAGTCGACCGGGCGCTGGCGGAGAGCGTGGAAGGCATCGACATCATCATAGGCGGGCATTCGCATACGATATTGACGGAGCCGGTCGTCGTCGAGCGGGCAGACGGCCAACGGACTCTGATCGTTCAGACCGGGGAATATGGCCGCTACCTCGGCGAGCTGGATGTCACCTTCGACCGCAACGGGACATTGACGGAATGGAGCGGCAAGCTGACCGATATCGATGCGAAGGATGCCTCGGGCCAATATATCTTTGCCGACGATAAGGAGGCCGCGGCGAAGCTGGCCGGGTACGCCGGGCCGCTGGAGGAGTTCAAGAAGCAGGTCATCGGCAAGACGAAGGTATTCCTGGACGGCGAGCGCGGCAGCGTGCGCAAGCAGGAGACCAATCTGGGCAATCTGATTGCCGACAGCATGCGCGCGAAGGTGCAGCGCCTATTGAACGAGACCGACGTCAAGGGCTGCGTAACGATTCAAAACGGCGGCGGCATTCGGGGATCGATCCAGGCAGGCGATATTACGCTGGGCGATCTGCTGACGGTCATGCCGTTCGGCAACAATCTGTCCGCCGTGAAGATGACGGGCGAGGAAATTATCGCTGCTCTGGAGAACGGCGTCAGCGGCGTGGAGACGGGGCAGGGACGCTTCCCGCAGGTGTCGGGCATGCGCTTCTATTACGACTCCGCGAAGAAGGGCGAGACGATCGACGCCGTGACCGGCGAGGTCACGCAGAAGGGCGAGCGGATCGTCAAGGTGCAGGTCAAGAATGACGATGGCACCTATACCGATATCGATCCGCGAGGCTTTTATATCGTGGCTACGAACTCGTTCATGGCGGACGGGGGAGACTTCTACCGTTCGATGAAGCAGGCGAAAAACGACGGCCGATTCTATGAACTGAACATTGTCGATTATGAAGTCTTCATCGAGCATCTTCATCGTATCGGAACCATCGACGCCGGCGTGGAAGGCCGCATTACCGATCTGAAGGGCGGCAAGCTGCCGGAAGAGCCCGGTCCGAATCCCAATCCGAACCCGGGCCCGGGGACAGGGTCAGGCTCCGGATCAAGCTCCAGCCCGGATTCGCGCTCCACTCCAAGTCCGAAGCCAACACTGAAGCCTGCCGAAGATAAGCCGGGAACCGTAACGGCGACCCCGGAAAAGCTGGCCCCTAACGGACGGGGCGCCATCGTCTTCGAGATGCCGGCCGGAACGAGCGAAGTGAAGTTCCCGTCCAATACGTACGGGCTGCTGCTTCAGAACAAGCTGGAAGTGAGAGCGGAGCATATTGCGCTCGAGATCCCTTCCGAATTCATGAAGCAGTGGCTCAATGCCTGGACGGACAGCGAGAAGCAAGGCTCCGCCATCTCCTTGAAGCTGGCCCCGCTCGCGAAGAAGGCGGCGAGCGAGATGATCGCCAAGGCCGAAAGGGTCTCCGGCATGAAGGTGAGGCTGTCCGGCGAGATGTACGAACTTGACCTGCTGATCAGGCTCGCGAACGGGAAGACGGAGAAGCTGACTTCCTTCACACAGCCCGTTCTGCTCCGGCTCGCCGCCGACTCGGATATCTGCCTCAACTTCGCGGGGATATATGCGATCGCCGGCAGCGGAGCGGTGGCGCAGGCGGAAGGAGAGTACGCTCATCGCGAGATGGCTGCGATGATCCGCCAGTCCGGCACCTATGCGGTGCTGGAACTGACGAAGCCGTTCGCCGATCTGCCTTCCGGGCATTGGGCCTATGCCGTCATTCAAGAACTGGCGCTGAAGCGAATCATAAGCGGCACGAGCGCCGCGAAGTTCGAGCCGGCGCGGGCCATTACCCGGGCGGAATTCACCGCGCTGCTGGCGCAGGCCTTGAAGCTGGCCGGCGCGGGCGGCAAGGCATTTGCCGACGTCGACGCGGATGCCTGGTACGCCGGGCCGATAGCGGCGGCTTATGAGGCGGGCATCGTCAGCGGCAAGAGCGCGAACCGCTTCGATCCCGCAGGCTTGGTTACCCGGGAAGAGATGGCGGTTATGCTGGTCAAAGCTTATAAAGCGAAGACAGGCAAGAAGCTTGCCGCCAACACGAAGGGGACGTTCAGCGACGCGGGGCGGATCTCGAGCTGGGCGGCCGATTATGTGAACGCCGCGGCCAGACTTGGCCTGATGAAGGGGCGGGCAGCCGGGCGCTTCGTTCCCGAAGCGGCCGCGACCCGAGCGGAAGCCGCGCAAGCGATTTACAATGTACTGACGGATTAATCATCCGGGACGCAAGGAACAGGGCAGGCAGAGGAATATCTGCTTCTGCCCTGTTTTTTTGTAAATAGGCAAGCAGGCCCTTGGAATCATTATTGCCGCCGAGAGGAACAATTTAACAGTCATTGTTGTATAATCTAGTAAAGGACATAGACTGCAGTAGTATATAATAGAAACAACCGAGGCATGCCCAAGTGAAATGGGGCACATTCCTTCGGGCAAGTTTGATTTCGGGGCGTGTCATAGTTAGATATCGATATCTTTCATGAGCCTGGCTGCCGAACGAAGGGGTATCAACTATATAACCTGCGGAGGGAAGGCCGATGAGAGCCATATTGATTGATGATGAATATTTGGCGCTTGCTTATTTGAATGACCTGTTGGCCGAGACAGGGAAAATTGCAATTGAAGGAACCTATCAGGATCCGAAGCGGGCCCTGAAGGAAATCGAAGATCTCGCGCCGGATGTCGTGTTTTTGGATATCGACATGCCGGAGATGACGGGGATAGAACTGGCGGAGCGAATTCAGTCTTCGCTCCCGGCCGTACAGATCGTGTTCATTACCGCCTATGATCATTATGCCGTCAAGGCGTTTGAACTCAATGCCATCGACTATTTGCTGAAGCCGGTCGAGGTCGAACGGTTGGCAGCGACGCTGGAGCGGCTGGCGGAGCGGGCGTCCATGACGGCGCAAGCCAAGAAGCAGGCGTCCATCCGCATGATCCGTTGCTTCCAGAACCTGCATATCGAGTTCGAGAATCCGTCGCAGAAGCCGATTCGCTGGCGAACGTCCAAGGCCCAGGAACTGTTCGCTTACCTGCTGCATCATAGAGGAAGGCAGGTCCGCAAAGAAATTCTACTCGAGCTGCTGTGGCCGGACATGAATGCCAAAAAAGGGTACGCCCAGCTCTATACCGCCATTTATCAAGTGCGCAAAACGTTGGAGCCTTACCTCGACCAGTTGAAAATTATCAACTGCGAGGACAGTTATATGCTCGTCCTTCAAGACGCGGTCATCGACTGCGTGCAGTGGGAGCAGGAGACCGAGGCGCTGCCCCCTGTCGGACAGGATACGATTCTGGCCTACCGTGAGCTGCTGCAGCAGTACAGCGGCGACTATTTGGCCGATTGCAGCTACTTGTGGGCGGAGGGAGAACGGCAGCGCCTTCGTTCCTTGTGGCTTCATCTCGTGAACGAGGTTGCCGACTATTATGTGGCGGAGAACGATTTTCCGGCTGCGCTCGAGGTGTACCACCGGCAGGTCAATGTATACCCGCGAATTGAATCCGGCTACTATATGCTGATGCGGTTATATGCGGAGCTGGGGGATCGGAATGCGGTGGATGCGACCTACGCCAAGCTGTGCGACATGACGCAGAACGAGTTCGGGATTCCGCCGCAGGCGGCCTATCAATCATGGTATGAGAGATGGAGCGGCAGCTAGAAGAGAGGATAGACAATGTACATAATCGCAGGCAAGGCCGGAACGGCCGCAGTGAGAAAAAGAAAGTTGTAGATCCGATGTCCATACGAAAAATTATGATAACGGCCGGGCTGGTCTTGGTCGTTTTGACGATGATCCGCCTGCTGTGGATAGCAAAGTTTATGGTGTTCGAGTCCCCGCCAGCCGAGCATGGCGTCTTGGATTTGCGCGGCTGGGATATTTCCGCCGGGCGCTCTTTTACGCTAAATGGAGAATGGGAATTCTATCCCGGGGTATTTTTGCGGGAGGGAGATCACCCCCCTGCTGACCAGCCGCATCTAATTCAGGTGCCCGGCAACTGGAAGGGGGATATATTTGAGGAGGGCTATGGATTCGGGACGTACCGGCTCCGTATTTTGATTGATCCGGCCGAAGAAAAGTCGTTGGCCATTCGGGTTCCCAATATTCAGAACTCGTCCGAGTTATACGTGAACGGGCGTCTGCTGGCGCATTCCGGCCGGCCGGCTGCAGATGAGGCGCATAACATAGCCCAGAACATTCCATATTCCGCCTTCTTCGTTCCGGACGGCGGCGAGGTCGAGATTGTCATTCATGCCGCCAACTTCATGAACAAGCGCATCGGCGGCATCGCGCGTCCGCTGTTATTCGGTACGGCGGAAGCCGTAACCAATGCGACTTGGCTGAGCATTGGGTCGCAATTAATGGTCAGCATCGTCCTGCTCATGCATGTTGTGTACGCGATTATTTTGTATTTCATTGGCGGGCGGCAACAAGCGCTCATCTATTTTTCGCTTATGGTGACCAGCGCCACCGTGATGACTCTGGTGGATGATGACAAGCTGCTGTTGGAATGGCTGCAGCTTGACTATGAATGGTACATCAAGCTTATTTTTATATCGATGTTCGGCGTTTCGGGCTTCTTGCTGCAGTTCGCCAAGCATTTATTTCCGGAGTACAGACCAATCCCGGCATTTCGATGGCATGGAGCCGCTTGCTTGGCTGTGTCCTTCTTCATTCTCTGCGCGCCCGCCCGGGTTACGTTAAGCATTGATATTTTGTACAGCGTGATTATTATCTTCTCCTATCTTACTGTTCCCGTTATTATGCTGCGCGCGGCCTTGAAAAGGGAGCGTGACGCCATTTACTTATTGATTTCGGCGATAGCTGTGACAGTAAATATTATATGGGGAAGCATCAAGACGAGAGTTTGGTTTGAATTGACCTATTACCCGATCGATTTGATTATTGCCTTTCTCGCCTTCGCCACGTTCTGGTTCAAACGATTCTTCCGGACTTCGGCCCTGATGGCGGATCTGAACGTTCAATTGATCAAGGCCGACAAGGTGAAGGATGATTTCCTGGCGAACACTTCGCATGAATTGCGGACTCCGCTGCACGGCATCATCAACATGGCCCAGAGCGTGCTGGAGGACGAGCGGCGCTCGCTGACCGAAGCGAACCGCAAAAATTTGGAGTTGATCGTGGCGGTCGGGCGCCGCATGTCGCATTTGCTGAACGATCTGCTCGATTCCTCCCAGTTGAAGCAGGAGAAGCTGCGGCTTCAACTGCAGCGCGTGTCCGTCCCGCCGGTGGCGCTCGGCGTGATCGACATGCTGTCTTTCATGACCGAAGGCAAGCCGGTTCGGCTGGAGATGAACATGGCGGATGACCTTCCTCCCGTCATTGCCGACGAGGAACGGCTGATTCAGATCCTCTTCAACCTGGTTCACAACGCCATTAAATACACGGATGAGGGCATCGTCGTCGTTGATGCCGACGTTCGGAAGGGGTACGCCCATATTCGCGTCTCCGATACCGGCCGCGGGATGGACGAGGCCACGAAGCGAAGAGCCTTCCAGGCGTACGAACAGGGGGAAGCGAGCGCGGGCGTCGGAGGCATCGGCCTCGGCTTAAGCATTACGAAGCAGCTGGTCGAGCTGCATGGCGGAACGCTGAAGGCGGAATCGGAGGAAGGAGCCGGTTCCGTGTTCACCTTCACGCTTCCGCTCGCGCAGTCGGGAAGCCCGGGCTGGAGTCGAGGGAAGACGGAAGCGGCCTTGCTTCGACACCGGAGCAGTGCTCTGCCTGTTCCGGGCGTGCCGAGCGGCTCGCCGGAAATAGCCGCTGCGGCAGACGGCATGAACATCTTG includes these proteins:
- a CDS encoding response regulator encodes the protein MRAILIDDEYLALAYLNDLLAETGKIAIEGTYQDPKRALKEIEDLAPDVVFLDIDMPEMTGIELAERIQSSLPAVQIVFITAYDHYAVKAFELNAIDYLLKPVEVERLAATLERLAERASMTAQAKKQASIRMIRCFQNLHIEFENPSQKPIRWRTSKAQELFAYLLHHRGRQVRKEILLELLWPDMNAKKGYAQLYTAIYQVRKTLEPYLDQLKIINCEDSYMLVLQDAVIDCVQWEQETEALPPVGQDTILAYRELLQQYSGDYLADCSYLWAEGERQRLRSLWLHLVNEVADYYVAENDFPAALEVYHRQVNVYPRIESGYYMLMRLYAELGDRNAVDATYAKLCDMTQNEFGIPPQAAYQSWYERWSGS
- a CDS encoding ATP-binding protein, whose translation is MSIRKIMITAGLVLVVLTMIRLLWIAKFMVFESPPAEHGVLDLRGWDISAGRSFTLNGEWEFYPGVFLREGDHPPADQPHLIQVPGNWKGDIFEEGYGFGTYRLRILIDPAEEKSLAIRVPNIQNSSELYVNGRLLAHSGRPAADEAHNIAQNIPYSAFFVPDGGEVEIVIHAANFMNKRIGGIARPLLFGTAEAVTNATWLSIGSQLMVSIVLLMHVVYAIILYFIGGRQQALIYFSLMVTSATVMTLVDDDKLLLEWLQLDYEWYIKLIFISMFGVSGFLLQFAKHLFPEYRPIPAFRWHGAACLAVSFFILCAPARVTLSIDILYSVIIIFSYLTVPVIMLRAALKRERDAIYLLISAIAVTVNIIWGSIKTRVWFELTYYPIDLIIAFLAFATFWFKRFFRTSALMADLNVQLIKADKVKDDFLANTSHELRTPLHGIINMAQSVLEDERRSLTEANRKNLELIVAVGRRMSHLLNDLLDSSQLKQEKLRLQLQRVSVPPVALGVIDMLSFMTEGKPVRLEMNMADDLPPVIADEERLIQILFNLVHNAIKYTDEGIVVVDADVRKGYAHIRVSDTGRGMDEATKRRAFQAYEQGEASAGVGGIGLGLSITKQLVELHGGTLKAESEEGAGSVFTFTLPLAQSGSPGWSRGKTEAALLRHRSSALPVPGVPSGSPEIAAAADGMNILAVDDDPVNLNILSNLLFAEGYNVATAMNGKEAASMLDQRRWDLVIADVMMPHMSGYELTRAIRERFSMSELPVLLLTARSRAEDIYSGFRAGANDYVTKPVEAVELKSRVRALTDLRSSVGELLRMEAAYLQAQIKPHFLFNTLNSIVALSKFDTDKMRALIESFSKYLRLSFDLWNAEHLVPLEHELDLVRAYLTIEKTRFGDRLDVIWTVNAGLHTEIPPLTIQPLVENALRHGILSRSQGGLIHIRIEAEAGGIRIAVTDDGTGMDAQTVERLLDRGQRPHGGIGLINTDKRLRKQYGQGLSIQSAEGEGTTVSFHIPDKR
- a CDS encoding 5'-nucleotidase C-terminal domain-containing protein, with product MINRMWTKSIRVIVAAVLLLSSIVPAGWTAGSAAAAEAVLTVADAIAKNNDGKSYTVEGYVVGFAISSTAFTRDSGKFNSDTNLVIADRAEETAEDRTLYVQIASSFRQEFGLQSNPGLIGSRIRVAGTLEEYFKPHRGVKSTTSMEKVSVTPPDQAASVTAAPPSGAVQAGTRVSLSSPTVTASVYYNLNGSSDKSEFIPYTEPIEIAGPTIIRAYAKQDELKDSDISEFAYSVVTASSIGAARGLNAGESALVQGIVTYREDTGSGFSNLYIQDDTAGIVVRGQNITAQQGDKIEVQGKLELYNGLLQLNKEPGGSLRIVEPGLPLPAAKPIASADFAQDAGKKYEGQLVEVAGATIDRSSGSTYYAADKLGAGIVIYAKNVPAAFAVNRTYERIAGVLSYHSSYGHQLIPRAYADVVETELSVTASIPSGNVPKGSEIALGTPASGGIIYYTLDGTEPTQASYRYAAPIAIQEDTTIKAIVVKDGTASGVYAFTYKVLKDTGHLLIHDIQGEGHRSPYTDQAVTGVEGIVTFKRDKSNFYIQESAPDRYSKDGRASDAILVYHKDSPVKVGDKVKVSGIVKEYKEKTYSSNPVDLTTTEIAATSVDIISHDQDLPPPVVLGKDRMIPPAIITDGYQLTDAYYDPERNALDLYESLEGMRVMIENPDIIGPYKYEIPVSVRQEGSRPVVSPAGGLVLTEDSLNPQRVLVSLDYLTPKPNPAVKTGDRFAEPLTGVIAYSFSNYKLLPERLPETESGKGEPAVTNIAADSGKLTIASFNVENYWNDPSAKGKEKTRKIGEIIVRNLKSPDIIGLMEVQDNNGGTDNGVVDASRNYEAITGAIQAAGGPVYHYTDIAPEDKRDGGAPGGNIRVGFLYNPERVSLAGSQQNAKGDAKTAVRYGPDGLSFNPGRIEPANEAFNSSRKPLAAEFLFRGERVLVIANHFNSKGGDHAPYGGIQPPQRQSEVQRAKQAAIVHGFVGEALTQNPRTNVVLIGDLNDFQFSDTLRIAAGNELVNLVDGLPEAERYSYIYEGNSQTLDHILVDKKLAKRAKLDIVHLNADFMEAHGRVSDHDPLLAQLQFGKPDDDQFPLRLLHTNDTHAHLDSVPRRITAIKEARAGADHSLLLDAGDVFSGTLYFNKYEGLADLDFMNLIGYDAMTFGNHEFDAGPAKLANFIKQAKFPFVSANIDVDKVPELQGLFHHEIGHPGAEASIYPAIILDVAGEKVGVFGLTTEDTAFLASPGEHIDFRNYADSARATVAMLREEGIDKIIALTHLGYEVDRALAESVEGIDIIIGGHSHTILTEPVVVERADGQRTLIVQTGEYGRYLGELDVTFDRNGTLTEWSGKLTDIDAKDASGQYIFADDKEAAAKLAGYAGPLEEFKKQVIGKTKVFLDGERGSVRKQETNLGNLIADSMRAKVQRLLNETDVKGCVTIQNGGGIRGSIQAGDITLGDLLTVMPFGNNLSAVKMTGEEIIAALENGVSGVETGQGRFPQVSGMRFYYDSAKKGETIDAVTGEVTQKGERIVKVQVKNDDGTYTDIDPRGFYIVATNSFMADGGDFYRSMKQAKNDGRFYELNIVDYEVFIEHLHRIGTIDAGVEGRITDLKGGKLPEEPGPNPNPNPGPGTGSGSGSSSSPDSRSTPSPKPTLKPAEDKPGTVTATPEKLAPNGRGAIVFEMPAGTSEVKFPSNTYGLLLQNKLEVRAEHIALEIPSEFMKQWLNAWTDSEKQGSAISLKLAPLAKKAASEMIAKAERVSGMKVRLSGEMYELDLLIRLANGKTEKLTSFTQPVLLRLAADSDICLNFAGIYAIAGSGAVAQAEGEYAHREMAAMIRQSGTYAVLELTKPFADLPSGHWAYAVIQELALKRIISGTSAAKFEPARAITRAEFTALLAQALKLAGAGGKAFADVDADAWYAGPIAAAYEAGIVSGKSANRFDPAGLVTREEMAVMLVKAYKAKTGKKLAANTKGTFSDAGRISSWAADYVNAAARLGLMKGRAAGRFVPEAAATRAEAAQAIYNVLTD